A window of Argopecten irradians isolate NY chromosome 1, Ai_NY, whole genome shotgun sequence contains these coding sequences:
- the LOC138305856 gene encoding wee1-like protein kinase 1-A, which translates to MFAKGRRSALKRRDENIIRTLTYHDSDEGELSPSDGDFVRCGNLFSPCRFKSDRNDEHQSEFIEIDLPSSPLSSPRSTRSVLRRTKRSPVQFTLDEGNEGDVDDDEQRVPTPGTAIESPCPNSPPHNRLRALRLFDTPHTPKSLLQKARRRRLTDERIAKERKRLTPPSENRVEANFNPFTPNNNRPQTVHNSMKRNRNQMERSILDDSTEDEIEVDMPSTKKIALHEINTSRYNEEFHEVCKLGDGEFGSVYKCVHRLDGCTYAIKKSKMPVAGSVYERNAMNEVYAHAVLGKHQHVVRYYSAWAEEDHMYIQNEYCNGGSLAEVVEEDKRTGRHMSETELKTIMYQAVLGLKYIHSQNLVHLDIKPGNIFIHRNPKFLQSPESGMESCGEEEEDEEDEEAIIYKIGDLGHVTSVTNPTVEDGDCHYLPKEILSENFDHLSKCDVFSLGLTMYEAGGGHNLPRNGPQWHSIRDGQLPSLPHLSAELNQLLKSMVDPDPTKRPSAAAVASSPILCPQATKSRAQLRRELNEERFKNQMLSRKLVEATQCLTRITPASFSANVSRKSRLVGNKMKRSMSLSAF; encoded by the exons ATGTTTGCGAAAGGACGGCGATCGGCCTTAAAGAGaagagatgaaaatattattaggACATTAACATATCACGATTCTGACGAAGGTGAGCTTAGTCCCAGTGATGGCGATTTTGTGCGGTGTGGTAATTTGTTTTCGCCATGTCGATTTAAATCTGATAGAAATGACGAACATCAATCGGAATTTATCGAAATAGATTTACCATCTTCACCATTATCTAGTCCAAGATCAACACGAAGTGTTTTGAGGCGAACCAAGCGATCGCCAGTTCAGTTTACACTCGACGAAGGAAATGAAGGCGATGTGGACGACGATGAGCAGAGAGTACCGACGCCCGGAACGGCCATTGAATCGCCATGTCCGAACTCTCCACCTCACAACAGATTACGTGCTCTCAGATTATTCGATACACCACACACACCAAAATCTTTACTCCAAAAAGCAAGAAGACGTAGATTAACGGACGAACGAATTGCTAAAGAGAGAAAAAGACTAACACCTCCTTCGGAAAATCGTGTCGAAGCAAATTTCAACCCATTTACGCCAAATAACAACAGACCACAAACTGTGCATAACTCCATGAAACGTAACAGAAATCAAATGGAAAG AAGTATATTGGACGACTCAACAGAAGATGAAATAGAAGTTGACATGCCCTCAACAAAG AAAATCGCACTGCATGAGATTAATACATCTCGTTATAATGAGGAATTTCATGAGGTGTGCAAGCTTGGTGATGGAGAATTTGGTAGCGTCTACAAATGTGTTCACCGTCTAGATGGTTGCACCTACGCTATCAAGAAATCAAAGATGCCTGTTGCAGGAAGCGTCTACGA GAGGAATGCCATGAATGAGGTATATGCCCACGCAGTACTGGGAAAACATCAACATGTAGTGCGGTACTACTCTGCCTGGGCAGAGGAGGaccacatgtacatacaaaacgaaTATTGCAATG GTGGCAGTCTGGCAGAGGTGGTGGAGGAAGATAAGCGGACGGGGAGACATATGAGCGAGACAGAACTCAAGACCATCATGTATCAGGCAGTCCTCGGACTTAAGTACATCCACTCTCAGAACCTGGTGCATCTGGATATCAAACCTGGTAATATCTTCATCCATAGAAACCCCAAATTCCTACAGTCGCCAGAGAGTGGGATGGAGTCCTGTGGAGAAGAGGAAGAAGATGAGGAAGACGAGGAAGCCATCATCTACAAAATTG GTGATTTAGGCCATGTAACCTCGGTGACAAACCCTACAGTGGAGGACGGTGACTGCCACTACCTGCCAAAAGAAATCCTAAGTGAAAACTTTGACCATTTATCCAAATGTGATGTATTTTCACTAGGCCTTACTATGTATGAAGCAGGAGGTGGCCATAATCTTCCCCGCAATGGCCCACAGTGGCATAGCATCCGTGACGGCCAGCTTCCAAGTCTGCCGCATCTTTCAGCTGAGCTCAACCAACTCCTCAAG AGCATGGTTGACCCTGATCCTACGAAACGTCCCAGTGCAGCAGCTGTTGCATCCAGTCCCATCCTGTGTCCACAAGCCACAAAGTCGCGTGCACAACTCAGACGAGAATTAAACGAAGAACGCTTTAAAAACCAGATGCTctccag GAAACTTGTGGAAGCCACACAGTGCCTAACAAGGATTACACCTGCCAGTTTTTCGGCCAACGTAAGCAGGAAGAGTCGGCTGGTGGGCAACAAGATGAAAAGGAGCATGAGTTTGTCTGCGTTCTGA